The following coding sequences lie in one Eulemur rufifrons isolate Redbay chromosome 11, OSU_ERuf_1, whole genome shotgun sequence genomic window:
- the EXO1 gene encoding exonuclease 1 isoform X1 gives MGIQGLLQFIKEASEPIHVRKYKGQVVAVDTYCWLHKGAIACAEKLAKGEPTDRYVGFCMKFLNMLLSHGIKPILVFDGCTLPSKKEVEKSRRERRQANLLKGKQLLREGKVAEARECFTRSINVTHAMAHKVIKAARSQGVDCLVAPYEADAQLAYLNKAGIVQAIITEDSDLLAFGCKKVILKMDQFGNGLEIDQARLGMCKQLGDVFTEEKFRYMCILSGCDYLPSLRGIGLAKACKVLRLANNPDIVKIIKKIGHYLKMNITVPEDYIQGFIRANNTFLYQLVFDPITRKLIPLNAYEDDIDPETLSYAGRYVDDSIALQIALGNKDINTFEQIDDYSPDTATPAQLRSHSWNDKTCQTSSNVNSIWHRNYCPRLELDIVSDATQLKKNSSTVGIEQVISTKGLNLPRKPSIVKRPRSEELSEDDLLSQYSFSFTKKTKKNSCEGNKSLSFSEMFVPDLVEGTTNKKSLSTPLRTRNKFATFLQRKNEESGAVVVPGTRSRFFCSSLDSADCVLEKVSSQPLDETAIKDKETSLNESDHLDLEGKKLVDTNVAHDASDQIPDNGTVLADEDSQSFKTSNFTRTISPPTLGTLRSCFSWSGGLGEFSRTPSPSASAALQQFRRKSDSPTSLPESSMSDLSQLKSDESGDESYPFHEAGSSQSQGSVELSLHSLNASKLSQSSSKDSDSEESDCNITSPDNQGNQASKLHLSHFSRKDSILRNKVPGLYKSSSMDSLSTTKIKPLVPARVSGLSKKPAGIQKRKQHHNAENKPGLQIKINELWKNFGFKKDSEKLPSCKKPLSPVKDNIQLTPEAEEDIFNKPECVRIQRAIFQ, from the exons ATGGGGATACAAGGATTGCTACAATTTATCAAAGAAGCTTCTGAACCCATCCACGTGAGGAAGTATAAAGGGCAGGTAGTGGCTGTGGATACATATTGCTGGCTTCACAAAGGAGCTATTGCTTGTGCTGAAAAACTAGCCAAAGGTGAACCTACTGATAG gtaTGTAGGATTttgtatgaaatttttaaatatgttactgTCTCACGGGATCAAGCCTATTCTCGTATTTGATGGCTGCACTTTACCTTCTAAAAAGGAAGTAGAAAAGTCCAGAAGAGA AAGgcgacaggccaatcttcttaaGGGAAAGCAGCTTCTTCGTGAGGGGAAAGTCGCCGAAGCCCGAGAATGTTTTACCCGATCTATCAATGTCACACATGCGATGGCCCACAAAGTAATTAAA GCGGCTCGGTCTCAGGGAGTAGACTGCCTCGTGGCTCCATATGAAGCTGATGCGCAGTTGGCCTATCTCAACAAAGCTGGCATTGTGCAAGCTATAATTACAGAGGACTCTGATCTCCTTGCTTTCGGCTGTAAAAAG gtgattttaaaaatggaccaGTTTGGAAATGGACTAGAAATTGATCAGGCTCGGCTAGGAATGTGCAAACAGCTCGGGGATGTGTTCACAGAAGAGAAGTTCCGTTACATGTGCATTCTTTCAGGCTGTGACTATCTGCCATCCCTGCGTGGAATCGGATTAGCAAAGGCATGCAAAGTACTAAGACTGGCCAATAATCCCGATATTGTAAAG ATTATCAAGAAAATTGGACATTATCTCAAGATGAATATAACAGTACCAGAAGATTACATCCAAGGATTTATTCGAGCCAACAATACCTTCCTTTATCAGCTCGTTTTTGATCCCATCACAAGGAAACTAATCCCTCTGAATGCCTACGAAGATGACATTGATCCTGAAACACTAAGCTATGCTGGGCG GTATGTTGATGATTCTATAGCTCTTCAAATAGCACttggaaataaagatataaatacttTTGAACAGATCGATGACTACAGTCCGGACACTGCCACG cctgCCCAATTAAGAAGTCATAGTTGGAATGACAAAACATGTCAAACGTCATCTAATGTTAATAGCATTTGGCATAGGAATTATTGTCCTCGACTAGAGTTGGATATTGTTTCAGATGCTacacaattaaagaaaaattcaagtACTGTGGGAATTGAACAAGTGATTAGTACTAAAGGGTTAAATCTTCCAAGGAAGCCATCCATTGTGAAAAGACCAAGAAGTG aagaGCTGTCAGAAGATGATCTGTTGAGTCagtattctttttcatttacaaaGAAGACCAAGAAGAATAGCTGTGAAGGTAATAAATCATTAAGCTTTTCTGAAATGTTCGTGCCAGACCTGGTTGAAGGAACTACCAACAAGAAAAGCTTAAGCACGCCACTGAGGACAAGAAATAAATTTGCAACATTTTTGcagagaaaaaatgaagaaagtggtGCAGTTGTAGTTCCAGGAACCAGAAGCAG GTTTTTTTGCAGTTCTCTGGATTCTGCTGACTGTGTATTAGAAAAAGTGAGCAGCCAGCCTCTAGACGAAACTGCTATCAAGGATAAAGAGACCAGTCTGAATGAATCAGATCATCTAGACCTCGAAGGCAAGAAGCTGGTTGACACAAATGTAGCACATGATGCAAGTGATCAGATTCCAGATAACGGAACAGTGTTGGCAGACGAAGACTCTCAGTCTTTTAAGACCAGCAACTTCACAAGGACCATTTCACCACCCACTTTAGGGACACTACGAAGTTGTTTTAGTTGGTCTGGAGGTCTTGGAGAGTTTTCAAGAACTCCGAGCCCCTCTGCAAGCGCAGCATTGCAGCAGTTCCGAAGAAAAAGTGAttcccccacctcccttcctgAGAGTAGCATGTCTGATCTCTCTCAGCTGAAGAGTGATGAGTCAGGGGATGAATCTTACCCCTTCCATGAAGCGGGGTCTTCACAGTCCCAGGGAAGTGTAGAATTATCACTGCACAGCTTAAATGCATCGAAACTTTCTCAGTCTTCCAGTAAGGATTCCGATTCAGAG GAATCTGATTGCAATATTACGTCACCTGATAATCAAGGTAATCAGGCCTCCAAGCTACATTTATctcatttttcaagaaaagattCAATTCTAAGGAACAAG GTTCCTGGGCTATATAAATCTAGTTCTATGGATTCTCTTTCTACAACCAAGATCAAACCTCTAGTACCTGCCAGAGTCAGCGGGCTGAGCAAGAAGCCAGCAGGCATCCAGAAGAGAAAGCAGCACCATAATGCTGAGAACAAGCCAGGATTGCAGATAAAGATCAATGAGCTCTGGaaaaattttggatttaaaaa AGACTCTGAAAAGCTTCCATCTTGTAAGAAGCCCCTGTCTCCAGTCAAAGATAACATCCAACTCACTCCAGAAGCAGAAGAGGATATATTTAACAAACCTGAATGTGTGCGCATTCAGAGAGCAATATTCCAATAA
- the EXO1 gene encoding exonuclease 1 isoform X2, giving the protein MGIQGLLQFIKEASEPIHVRKYKGQVVAVDTYCWLHKGAIACAEKLAKGEPTDRYVGFCMKFLNMLLSHGIKPILVFDGCTLPSKKEVEKSRRERRQANLLKGKQLLREGKVAEARECFTRSINVTHAMAHKVIKAARSQGVDCLVAPYEADAQLAYLNKAGIVQAIITEDSDLLAFGCKKVILKMDQFGNGLEIDQARLGMCKQLGDVFTEEKFRYMCILSGCDYLPSLRGIGLAKACKVLRLANNPDIVKIIKKIGHYLKMNITVPEDYIQGFIRANNTFLYQLVFDPITRKLIPLNAYEDDIDPETLSYAGRYVDDSIALQIALGNKDINTFEQIDDYSPDTATPAQLRSHSWNDKTCQTSSNVNSIWHRNYCPRLELDIVSDATQLKKNSSTVGIEQVISTKGLNLPRKPSIVKRPRSELSEDDLLSQYSFSFTKKTKKNSCEGNKSLSFSEMFVPDLVEGTTNKKSLSTPLRTRNKFATFLQRKNEESGAVVVPGTRSRFFCSSLDSADCVLEKVSSQPLDETAIKDKETSLNESDHLDLEGKKLVDTNVAHDASDQIPDNGTVLADEDSQSFKTSNFTRTISPPTLGTLRSCFSWSGGLGEFSRTPSPSASAALQQFRRKSDSPTSLPESSMSDLSQLKSDESGDESYPFHEAGSSQSQGSVELSLHSLNASKLSQSSSKDSDSEESDCNITSPDNQGNQASKLHLSHFSRKDSILRNKVPGLYKSSSMDSLSTTKIKPLVPARVSGLSKKPAGIQKRKQHHNAENKPGLQIKINELWKNFGFKKDSEKLPSCKKPLSPVKDNIQLTPEAEEDIFNKPECVRIQRAIFQ; this is encoded by the exons ATGGGGATACAAGGATTGCTACAATTTATCAAAGAAGCTTCTGAACCCATCCACGTGAGGAAGTATAAAGGGCAGGTAGTGGCTGTGGATACATATTGCTGGCTTCACAAAGGAGCTATTGCTTGTGCTGAAAAACTAGCCAAAGGTGAACCTACTGATAG gtaTGTAGGATTttgtatgaaatttttaaatatgttactgTCTCACGGGATCAAGCCTATTCTCGTATTTGATGGCTGCACTTTACCTTCTAAAAAGGAAGTAGAAAAGTCCAGAAGAGA AAGgcgacaggccaatcttcttaaGGGAAAGCAGCTTCTTCGTGAGGGGAAAGTCGCCGAAGCCCGAGAATGTTTTACCCGATCTATCAATGTCACACATGCGATGGCCCACAAAGTAATTAAA GCGGCTCGGTCTCAGGGAGTAGACTGCCTCGTGGCTCCATATGAAGCTGATGCGCAGTTGGCCTATCTCAACAAAGCTGGCATTGTGCAAGCTATAATTACAGAGGACTCTGATCTCCTTGCTTTCGGCTGTAAAAAG gtgattttaaaaatggaccaGTTTGGAAATGGACTAGAAATTGATCAGGCTCGGCTAGGAATGTGCAAACAGCTCGGGGATGTGTTCACAGAAGAGAAGTTCCGTTACATGTGCATTCTTTCAGGCTGTGACTATCTGCCATCCCTGCGTGGAATCGGATTAGCAAAGGCATGCAAAGTACTAAGACTGGCCAATAATCCCGATATTGTAAAG ATTATCAAGAAAATTGGACATTATCTCAAGATGAATATAACAGTACCAGAAGATTACATCCAAGGATTTATTCGAGCCAACAATACCTTCCTTTATCAGCTCGTTTTTGATCCCATCACAAGGAAACTAATCCCTCTGAATGCCTACGAAGATGACATTGATCCTGAAACACTAAGCTATGCTGGGCG GTATGTTGATGATTCTATAGCTCTTCAAATAGCACttggaaataaagatataaatacttTTGAACAGATCGATGACTACAGTCCGGACACTGCCACG cctgCCCAATTAAGAAGTCATAGTTGGAATGACAAAACATGTCAAACGTCATCTAATGTTAATAGCATTTGGCATAGGAATTATTGTCCTCGACTAGAGTTGGATATTGTTTCAGATGCTacacaattaaagaaaaattcaagtACTGTGGGAATTGAACAAGTGATTAGTACTAAAGGGTTAAATCTTCCAAGGAAGCCATCCATTGTGAAAAGACCAAGAAGTG aGCTGTCAGAAGATGATCTGTTGAGTCagtattctttttcatttacaaaGAAGACCAAGAAGAATAGCTGTGAAGGTAATAAATCATTAAGCTTTTCTGAAATGTTCGTGCCAGACCTGGTTGAAGGAACTACCAACAAGAAAAGCTTAAGCACGCCACTGAGGACAAGAAATAAATTTGCAACATTTTTGcagagaaaaaatgaagaaagtggtGCAGTTGTAGTTCCAGGAACCAGAAGCAG GTTTTTTTGCAGTTCTCTGGATTCTGCTGACTGTGTATTAGAAAAAGTGAGCAGCCAGCCTCTAGACGAAACTGCTATCAAGGATAAAGAGACCAGTCTGAATGAATCAGATCATCTAGACCTCGAAGGCAAGAAGCTGGTTGACACAAATGTAGCACATGATGCAAGTGATCAGATTCCAGATAACGGAACAGTGTTGGCAGACGAAGACTCTCAGTCTTTTAAGACCAGCAACTTCACAAGGACCATTTCACCACCCACTTTAGGGACACTACGAAGTTGTTTTAGTTGGTCTGGAGGTCTTGGAGAGTTTTCAAGAACTCCGAGCCCCTCTGCAAGCGCAGCATTGCAGCAGTTCCGAAGAAAAAGTGAttcccccacctcccttcctgAGAGTAGCATGTCTGATCTCTCTCAGCTGAAGAGTGATGAGTCAGGGGATGAATCTTACCCCTTCCATGAAGCGGGGTCTTCACAGTCCCAGGGAAGTGTAGAATTATCACTGCACAGCTTAAATGCATCGAAACTTTCTCAGTCTTCCAGTAAGGATTCCGATTCAGAG GAATCTGATTGCAATATTACGTCACCTGATAATCAAGGTAATCAGGCCTCCAAGCTACATTTATctcatttttcaagaaaagattCAATTCTAAGGAACAAG GTTCCTGGGCTATATAAATCTAGTTCTATGGATTCTCTTTCTACAACCAAGATCAAACCTCTAGTACCTGCCAGAGTCAGCGGGCTGAGCAAGAAGCCAGCAGGCATCCAGAAGAGAAAGCAGCACCATAATGCTGAGAACAAGCCAGGATTGCAGATAAAGATCAATGAGCTCTGGaaaaattttggatttaaaaa AGACTCTGAAAAGCTTCCATCTTGTAAGAAGCCCCTGTCTCCAGTCAAAGATAACATCCAACTCACTCCAGAAGCAGAAGAGGATATATTTAACAAACCTGAATGTGTGCGCATTCAGAGAGCAATATTCCAATAA